The proteins below come from a single Streptomyces tubercidicus genomic window:
- a CDS encoding ABC transporter ATP-binding protein: protein MRIDVTDLSVEVAGNRLVHDITLRAGSGRVAGLVGPNGSGKSTLLRCVYRALRPAAGTVRLDDADLHAMDARTGARLLAALPQESGTEFDFTVAEVVAMGRLPHQRGSGRASAADTAQCARALARVGADHLAGRGFLSLSGGEKQRVLIARALAQDPRVLVLDEPTNHLDVAQQLAVLSLVRDSGLTVLTALHDLNLAAQYCDELYVLAHGRIVAAGPPHDVLTPELLAEVFGVRAHRVRHPDTGTVQLLFDRLPAPAADS, encoded by the coding sequence ATGCGCATCGACGTCACGGACCTGTCCGTGGAGGTGGCCGGGAACCGGCTGGTCCACGACATCACGCTGCGGGCCGGCAGCGGCCGGGTGGCCGGTCTGGTCGGCCCCAACGGCAGCGGCAAATCGACCCTGCTGCGCTGTGTCTACCGCGCGCTGCGCCCGGCCGCCGGGACCGTACGGCTGGACGACGCGGATCTGCACGCCATGGACGCCCGCACCGGCGCCCGGCTGCTGGCCGCGCTGCCCCAGGAGTCCGGTACGGAGTTCGACTTCACGGTGGCCGAGGTCGTCGCGATGGGGCGGCTGCCGCATCAGCGCGGCTCGGGCCGGGCGAGCGCGGCGGACACCGCGCAGTGCGCGCGGGCACTGGCCCGGGTCGGCGCGGACCACCTCGCCGGGCGCGGCTTCCTCAGCCTGTCCGGCGGTGAGAAACAGCGGGTGCTGATCGCCCGTGCGCTGGCCCAGGACCCGCGGGTGCTGGTCCTGGACGAGCCGACCAACCACCTGGACGTGGCGCAGCAGTTGGCGGTGCTGTCGCTGGTGCGGGACAGCGGGCTGACGGTGCTGACCGCGCTGCACGACCTCAATCTCGCCGCCCAGTACTGCGACGAGCTGTATGTCCTCGCCCACGGCCGGATCGTCGCCGCGGGCCCGCCGCACGACGTGCTCACCCCGGAGCTGCTCGCCGAGGTCTTCGGCGTCCGCGCCCACCGCGTACGGCATCCCGATACGGGCACCGTCCAGCTGCTGTTCGACCGCCTCCCCGCCCCCGCCGCCGACTCCTGA
- a CDS encoding ABC transporter ATP-binding protein, with protein sequence MLVRLAWAHLRPHRRSISLIVLLQLIQTLATLYLPTLNADIIDDGVVKGDTGYILGVGGFMVAVTLLQIVCAIGAVYFGARTAMALGRDIRAAVFDRVQSFSAREMGGFGAPSLITRTTNDVQQVQMLVLMTFTMMVSAPIMCVGGIIMALNQDVPLSGLLLVIVPVLGILVSLIVRRMRPLFRGMQERIDTVNRVLREQISGLRVIRAFVRDQYERERFAGANTGLYEMSLRAGRLMSMMFPLVMLIVNLSSVAVVWFGGLRIDSGSMQIGALTAFLSYLMYILMSIMMATFMVMMLPRAEVCAERIQEVLATDSSVTPPENPVTELRRHGELELRGVEFRFPGAEQPVLKDISLIARPGETTAVIGSTGAGKSTLLGLVPRLFDATGGTVLVDGEDVRTLDQETLARAIGLVPQKPYLFSGTVASNLRYGNPDATDDELWHALETAQAREFVERMEGGLEAPVAQGGGNVSGGQRQRLAIARALVRRPEIYLFDDSFSALDYATDAALRAALARETGRATVVIVAQRVATIRGADRIVVLDEGRVVGTGTHAELMAGNETYREIVLSQLTEQEAA encoded by the coding sequence GTGTTGGTCCGACTAGCCTGGGCGCATTTGCGGCCCCACAGGCGCTCGATATCGCTGATCGTGCTGCTCCAGCTGATCCAGACCCTGGCCACCCTCTACCTGCCCACCCTCAACGCCGACATCATCGATGACGGTGTGGTGAAGGGGGACACGGGCTACATCCTCGGCGTAGGCGGCTTCATGGTCGCCGTCACCCTGCTGCAGATCGTCTGCGCGATCGGCGCCGTCTACTTCGGTGCCCGTACGGCCATGGCGCTGGGCCGGGACATCCGCGCCGCCGTCTTCGACCGGGTGCAGTCCTTCTCCGCCCGCGAGATGGGCGGCTTCGGCGCGCCGTCGCTGATCACCCGGACCACCAATGACGTCCAGCAGGTCCAGATGCTGGTGCTGATGACGTTCACGATGATGGTCTCGGCGCCGATCATGTGCGTCGGCGGCATCATCATGGCGCTCAACCAGGACGTGCCGCTGTCCGGCCTCCTCCTGGTCATCGTCCCGGTCCTCGGGATCCTCGTCTCACTGATCGTGCGCCGGATGCGTCCGCTGTTCCGCGGGATGCAGGAGCGCATCGACACCGTCAACCGCGTGCTGCGCGAGCAGATCAGCGGCCTCCGCGTCATCCGCGCCTTCGTCCGCGACCAGTACGAGCGCGAGCGGTTCGCCGGGGCCAACACCGGTCTGTACGAGATGTCGCTGCGCGCCGGCCGGCTGATGTCGATGATGTTCCCGCTGGTCATGCTGATCGTGAACCTCTCCAGCGTGGCCGTCGTCTGGTTCGGCGGACTGCGTATCGACAGCGGCTCCATGCAGATCGGCGCGCTGACCGCGTTCCTCAGCTACCTCATGTACATCCTGATGTCGATCATGATGGCGACGTTCATGGTGATGATGCTGCCGCGCGCCGAGGTCTGCGCCGAGCGCATCCAGGAGGTCCTGGCGACCGACTCCAGCGTCACCCCGCCCGAGAACCCCGTGACCGAGCTCCGCCGCCACGGCGAACTGGAGCTGCGCGGCGTCGAGTTCCGCTTCCCCGGCGCCGAACAGCCGGTCCTCAAAGACATCTCGCTGATCGCCCGCCCCGGCGAGACCACCGCCGTCATCGGCTCGACCGGCGCCGGCAAGTCGACCCTGCTGGGGCTCGTCCCGCGGCTGTTCGACGCGACCGGCGGCACGGTCCTGGTGGACGGCGAGGACGTCCGCACCCTCGACCAGGAGACGCTGGCCAGGGCCATCGGCCTGGTCCCGCAGAAGCCCTACCTCTTCTCCGGCACCGTCGCCAGCAACCTCCGCTACGGCAACCCGGACGCCACCGACGACGAGCTGTGGCACGCCCTGGAGACCGCCCAGGCGCGGGAGTTCGTCGAGCGGATGGAAGGCGGCCTGGAGGCCCCCGTCGCCCAGGGCGGCGGCAATGTCTCCGGCGGCCAGCGCCAGCGGCTGGCCATCGCCCGCGCCCTGGTGCGACGCCCCGAGATCTACCTCTTCGACGACTCCTTCTCGGCCCTGGACTACGCGACGGACGCCGCCCTGCGCGCCGCCCTCGCCCGCGAGACCGGCCGCGCGACGGTCGTGATCGTCGCCCAGCGGGTCGCCACGATCCGCGGCGCCGACCGGATCGTCGTCCTGGACGAAGGCCGGGTCGTCGGCACCGGCACCCACGCCGAGCTGATGGCCGGCAACGAGACCTACCGGGAGATCGTGCTCTCCCAGCTCACCGAGCAGGAGGCGGCGTGA
- a CDS encoding DUF2993 domain-containing protein yields MRALRVLLILVVIFGGLFVAADRLAVGLAEDKAAEKIRGSQGLGSKTPTVAIKGFPFLTQVLGRNLQEVDADLGDIEARADGRTLRIDQLSAHFFEVGLTSDYTSIESAASATGNARITYADLTKAAGGGVKISYGGQKNGRSQVKISPNVPVLSSLEVTGSISIVGGNTVRLRADGLPGMCRALPGCETKVRAQTDHDWKLDQLPGNLKLDKVVTMTDGLSISASGKDVKLPG; encoded by the coding sequence ATGCGTGCACTACGTGTGCTGTTGATCCTCGTGGTCATATTCGGGGGGCTGTTCGTCGCGGCCGACCGGTTGGCCGTGGGGCTCGCCGAGGACAAGGCCGCGGAGAAGATCCGCGGCAGCCAGGGGCTCGGCAGCAAGACCCCGACCGTCGCCATCAAGGGTTTCCCGTTCCTGACCCAGGTCCTGGGCCGCAACCTCCAGGAGGTCGACGCGGACCTCGGGGACATCGAGGCCCGCGCCGACGGGCGCACCCTGCGTATCGACCAGTTGTCGGCGCACTTCTTCGAGGTCGGGCTGACCAGCGACTACACCTCCATCGAGAGCGCGGCCTCGGCCACCGGCAACGCCCGGATCACCTACGCGGACCTGACGAAGGCGGCGGGCGGCGGCGTCAAGATCAGCTACGGCGGGCAGAAGAACGGCCGCAGCCAGGTCAAGATCTCGCCGAATGTCCCGGTCCTCAGCTCGCTGGAGGTGACCGGCTCGATCAGCATCGTCGGCGGCAACACGGTCCGGCTGCGGGCCGACGGGCTCCCCGGGATGTGCCGGGCCCTCCCGGGCTGTGAGACGAAGGTGCGCGCCCAGACGGACCACGACTGGAAGCTGGACCAGCTGCCCGGCAACCTGAAGCTGGACAAGGTCGTGACGATGACGGACGGCCTCTCGATCTCCGCCTCCGGCAAGGACGTCAAGCTTCCCGGCTGA
- a CDS encoding response regulator transcription factor, translating to MSSLLLLTNALQPSTEVLPALGLLLHSVRVAPAEGPALIDTPGADVILIDGRRDLPHVRSLCQLLRSTGPGCPLVLVVTEGGLAAVTADWGVDDVLLDTAGPAEVEARLRLAMGRQQITTDDSPMEIRNGDLSVDEATYSAKLKGRVLDLTFKEFELLKYLAQHPGRVFTRAQLLQEVWGYDYFGGTRTVDVHVRRLRAKLGPEHESLIGTVRNVGYRFVTPEKVERAAEAKAKEDAAKAAKSGRAAGPDEGRGRGDGDGSGKAVTTGAESGGARPARR from the coding sequence GTGAGTTCTCTCCTGCTGCTGACCAACGCACTCCAGCCGTCGACGGAGGTGCTCCCGGCGCTCGGCCTGCTGCTGCACAGCGTGCGGGTGGCTCCCGCCGAGGGCCCGGCTCTGATCGACACACCGGGGGCCGACGTCATACTGATCGACGGCCGTCGTGACCTGCCGCATGTGCGGTCGCTGTGCCAGCTGCTGCGGTCCACCGGGCCCGGCTGTCCGCTGGTCCTGGTGGTGACGGAGGGCGGGCTCGCCGCCGTCACCGCGGACTGGGGCGTCGATGACGTGCTGCTGGACACCGCGGGCCCCGCGGAGGTCGAGGCGCGGCTGCGGCTGGCGATGGGCCGCCAGCAGATCACCACCGACGACAGCCCGATGGAGATCCGTAACGGTGATCTCTCGGTGGACGAGGCGACGTACAGCGCGAAGCTGAAGGGGCGGGTCCTGGACCTCACCTTCAAAGAGTTCGAGCTGCTGAAGTATCTGGCGCAGCACCCGGGCCGGGTCTTCACCCGCGCCCAGCTCCTCCAGGAGGTGTGGGGCTACGACTACTTCGGCGGTACGCGGACGGTCGATGTCCATGTCCGGCGGCTGCGCGCCAAGCTCGGCCCCGAGCACGAGTCGCTGATCGGCACGGTCCGTAATGTCGGCTACCGCTTTGTGACCCCGGAGAAGGTGGAGCGGGCGGCGGAGGCCAAGGCCAAGGAGGACGCGGCGAAGGCGGCGAAGTCCGGGCGCGCCGCGGGGCCGGACGAGGGCCGTGGGCGCGGGGACGGTGACGGCTCCGGGAAGGCGGTCACCACGGGCGCGGAATCCGGGGGCGCACGACCTGCCCGCCGGTAG
- a CDS encoding DsrE family protein codes for MAKKLVIKVTAGADAPERCSQAFTVAAVAVASGVEVSLWLTGESVWFALPGRAAEFELPHAAPLPELIDGIRAGGGAITVCTQCAARRDIEQKDLIEGAGIAGAQLFVSEIMPDDVQALVY; via the coding sequence ATGGCGAAGAAGCTCGTGATCAAGGTGACGGCGGGCGCGGACGCGCCCGAGCGGTGCTCGCAGGCGTTCACGGTGGCGGCGGTGGCGGTGGCCAGCGGCGTCGAGGTGTCCCTGTGGCTGACCGGGGAGTCCGTGTGGTTCGCGCTGCCGGGGCGGGCGGCGGAGTTCGAGCTGCCGCATGCGGCGCCGCTGCCGGAGCTGATCGACGGCATCCGCGCGGGCGGCGGGGCGATCACCGTCTGCACCCAGTGCGCTGCCCGGCGGGACATCGAGCAGAAGGATCTGATCGAGGGGGCCGGGATCGCCGGTGCCCAGCTGTTCGTCAGCGAGATCATGCCGGACGACGTCCAGGCGCTGGTGTACTGA
- a CDS encoding FABP family protein, translated as MIEIPSDLNPALVPLAFLLGNWEGAGVADFPGTEKCNFGQEVTFTHDGRDFLEYTSHSWVLDAEGKKLRPLESESGYWRIDADRKVEIVMCRDQGVVEVWYGELADQKPQIDLATDAIARTAASGPYSGGKRLYGYVNSDLMWVGEKSTPDVPLRPYMSAHLKKVVDLKEWAESLPEEMPDGVSFFRPDGTPYNP; from the coding sequence ATGATCGAGATCCCGTCCGACCTGAACCCGGCCCTGGTGCCGCTCGCCTTCCTCCTCGGCAACTGGGAGGGCGCCGGCGTCGCCGACTTCCCCGGTACCGAGAAGTGCAACTTCGGGCAGGAGGTCACCTTCACCCACGACGGCCGTGACTTCCTGGAGTACACCTCGCACAGCTGGGTGCTCGACGCCGAAGGCAAGAAGCTCCGCCCGCTGGAGTCCGAGAGCGGCTACTGGCGCATCGACGCGGACCGCAAGGTCGAGATCGTGATGTGCCGTGACCAGGGCGTGGTGGAGGTCTGGTACGGCGAGCTGGCCGACCAGAAGCCGCAGATCGACCTGGCCACCGACGCCATCGCGCGCACCGCCGCCTCCGGCCCGTACAGCGGCGGCAAGCGGCTCTACGGCTACGTCAACAGCGACCTGATGTGGGTCGGCGAGAAGTCCACCCCGGACGTCCCGCTGCGGCCGTACATGTCCGCGCATCTGAAGAAGGTCGTCGACCTCAAGGAGTGGGCCGAGAGCCTGCCCGAGGAGATGCCCGACGGTGTGTCCTTCTTCCGTCCGGACGGCACGCCCTACAACCCGTAA
- a CDS encoding ABC transporter ATP-binding protein has product MTTADKGAAPRAEAPAATEEPQTSTRRGPAPAVGAARMMGGQPTEKSMDFKNSGKRLLAQMRPERGAITLALALGALSVALTVVGPKVLGQATDLIMSGIIGRELPGGISKAQAADSLRAHGQGGLADMIGAMPVVPGQGIDFGAVGQVLLWVALIYAGASLFGFVQARIATRVVQRMVFRLREQVEEKLARLPLSYFDRQQRGEVLSRATNDVDNIQQTLQQTLSQIVASLLTIVGVLAMMFWISWLLALVALITVPVSILVATKVGKRAQPQFVQQWKTTGKLNAHIEEMYTGHSLVKVFGRERESAELFREQNEALYTAGFRAQFISGIIQPAMMFIGNLNYVLVAVVGGLRVASGALSIGDVQAFIQYSRQFSQPLTQVASMANLVQSGVASAERVFELLDAAEQDPDPAQPARPARIEGRVEFEDVSFRYAPDKPLIEDLSLAVHPGQTVAIVGPTGAGKTTLVNLLMRFYEVRGGRITLDGTDIAAMSREELRAHIGMVLQDTWLFGGTIAENIAYGAPAGTPMDKIVAAAKATHVDRFVRTLPDGYDTVLDDEGSNVSVGEKQLITIARAFLAEPAILVLDEATSSVDTRTEVLIQHAMARLRTGRTSFVIAHRLSTIRDADVILVMENGAIVEQGPHDALLTANGAYARLYAAQFAEPISEGG; this is encoded by the coding sequence GTGACCACCGCGGACAAGGGGGCGGCCCCCCGGGCCGAGGCCCCGGCGGCCACCGAGGAACCACAGACATCCACCCGGCGCGGCCCGGCCCCGGCGGTCGGGGCCGCACGGATGATGGGCGGCCAGCCCACCGAGAAGTCCATGGACTTCAAGAACTCCGGCAAACGGCTGCTCGCCCAGATGCGGCCGGAGCGCGGCGCCATCACCCTCGCCCTGGCGCTGGGCGCGCTGAGCGTGGCGCTGACGGTCGTCGGCCCCAAGGTCCTCGGCCAGGCCACCGACCTGATCATGTCCGGCATCATCGGCCGGGAGCTGCCCGGCGGGATCAGCAAGGCGCAGGCCGCCGACAGCCTGCGCGCCCACGGCCAGGGCGGGCTGGCCGACATGATCGGCGCGATGCCGGTCGTTCCCGGCCAGGGCATCGACTTCGGCGCGGTCGGCCAGGTCCTGCTCTGGGTCGCCCTGATCTACGCGGGAGCCTCGCTGTTCGGCTTCGTCCAGGCCAGGATCGCCACCCGGGTCGTCCAGCGGATGGTCTTCCGCCTGCGCGAACAGGTCGAGGAGAAGCTGGCCCGGCTGCCGCTGAGCTACTTCGACCGGCAGCAGCGCGGTGAGGTGCTCTCCCGGGCGACCAATGACGTCGACAACATCCAGCAGACGCTCCAGCAGACCCTCAGCCAGATCGTGGCCTCCCTGCTGACCATCGTCGGCGTGCTCGCCATGATGTTCTGGATCTCCTGGCTGCTGGCGCTGGTCGCCCTGATCACGGTCCCGGTCTCGATCCTCGTCGCCACCAAGGTCGGCAAGCGCGCCCAGCCGCAGTTCGTCCAGCAGTGGAAGACCACCGGCAAGCTCAACGCGCACATCGAGGAGATGTACACCGGCCACAGCCTGGTGAAGGTCTTCGGCCGCGAGCGGGAGTCCGCCGAACTGTTCCGCGAACAGAACGAGGCCCTCTACACCGCCGGTTTCCGCGCCCAGTTCATCTCCGGGATCATCCAGCCCGCGATGATGTTCATCGGCAACCTCAACTACGTCCTGGTGGCCGTGGTCGGCGGCCTCCGCGTCGCCTCCGGCGCCCTCTCCATCGGCGACGTCCAGGCGTTCATCCAGTACTCCCGGCAGTTCAGCCAGCCGCTCACCCAGGTCGCCTCGATGGCCAACCTCGTCCAGTCCGGCGTCGCCTCCGCCGAGCGGGTCTTCGAACTCCTCGACGCCGCGGAGCAGGACCCCGACCCCGCCCAGCCGGCCCGCCCCGCACGCATCGAGGGCCGCGTCGAGTTCGAGGACGTCTCCTTCCGCTACGCCCCCGACAAGCCCCTCATCGAGGACCTGTCACTCGCCGTCCACCCCGGCCAGACCGTGGCGATCGTCGGCCCGACCGGCGCCGGCAAGACCACCCTCGTCAACCTCCTGATGCGCTTCTACGAGGTACGCGGCGGCCGGATCACCCTCGACGGCACCGACATCGCCGCCATGTCCCGCGAGGAACTGCGCGCCCATATCGGCATGGTTCTCCAGGACACCTGGCTCTTCGGCGGCACGATCGCCGAGAACATCGCCTACGGGGCCCCCGCCGGCACCCCCATGGACAAGATCGTCGCGGCTGCCAAGGCCACTCACGTCGACCGCTTCGTCCGCACTCTCCCGGACGGCTACGACACGGTGCTCGACGACGAGGGCAGCAATGTCTCCGTCGGCGAGAAGCAACTGATCACCATCGCCCGCGCCTTCCTGGCCGAACCCGCCATCCTCGTCCTCGACGAGGCCACCAGCTCGGTGGACACCCGCACCGAAGTCCTCATCCAACACGCCATGGCCCGCCTCCGCACCGGCCGCACCAGCTTCGTCATCGCCCACCGCCTCTCCACGATCCGCGACGCGGACGTCATCCTGGTGATGGAAAACGGCGCCATCGTGGAACAGGGCCCACATGACGCCCTGCTGACCGCCAACGGCGCGTACGCGCGCCTCTATGCCGCCCAATTCGCCGAGCCCATCTCCGAGGGCGGCTGA
- a CDS encoding putative leader peptide encodes MQSSLSGLRPRGRAVLTKRRAVDLCRVAAMLCRPV; translated from the coding sequence ATGCAGAGCTCATTGAGCGGTCTCCGTCCGCGGGGACGGGCGGTACTGACGAAGCGGCGGGCAGTAGACCTGTGCCGCGTCGCCGCCATGCTCTGTCGCCCTGTCTGA
- a CDS encoding sulfurtransferase, with the protein MSRSDVLVDADWVEAHIEDPKVVLVEVDEDTSAYDKNHIKNAVRIDWKQDLQDPVRRDFVDQEGFEKLLSAKGIGNDDTVVLYGGNNNWFASYAYWYFKLYGHGSVKLLDGGRKKWELDSRDLVDGSEVPQRPATDYKAKAQNTSIRAFRDDVVAAIDNLNLVDVRSPDEFSGKLLAPAHLPQEQSQRPGHVPSARNIPWSKNANDDGTFKSDDELKALYEGESVDLAKDTIAYCRIGERSALTWFVLHELLGQTNVKNYDGSWTEYGSLVGVPIELGAAK; encoded by the coding sequence ATGAGCCGTAGCGACGTCCTCGTAGACGCCGACTGGGTCGAGGCCCACATCGAGGACCCCAAGGTGGTTCTCGTCGAGGTTGACGAGGACACCTCGGCCTACGACAAGAACCACATCAAGAACGCCGTCCGGATCGACTGGAAGCAGGACCTCCAGGACCCGGTCCGTCGTGACTTCGTCGACCAGGAGGGCTTCGAAAAGCTCCTCTCGGCCAAGGGCATCGGCAACGACGACACCGTCGTCCTCTACGGCGGCAACAACAACTGGTTCGCCTCCTACGCCTACTGGTACTTCAAGCTCTACGGCCACGGCAGCGTCAAGCTGCTCGACGGCGGCCGCAAGAAGTGGGAGCTGGACTCCCGCGACCTGGTCGACGGCTCCGAGGTCCCCCAGCGCCCGGCCACCGACTACAAGGCCAAGGCCCAGAACACCTCGATCCGCGCCTTCCGTGACGATGTCGTCGCCGCGATCGACAACCTCAACCTGGTCGATGTGCGCTCCCCCGACGAGTTCAGCGGCAAGCTGCTCGCCCCGGCGCACCTCCCGCAGGAGCAGTCGCAGCGCCCCGGCCACGTGCCCAGCGCCCGCAACATCCCGTGGTCGAAGAACGCCAACGACGACGGCACCTTCAAGTCGGACGACGAGCTCAAGGCCCTCTACGAGGGTGAGTCCGTCGACCTCGCCAAGGACACCATCGCCTACTGCCGCATCGGTGAGCGCTCCGCGCTGACCTGGTTCGTCCTGCACGAGCTGCTCGGCCAGACCAACGTCAAGAACTACGACGGCTCCTGGACCGAGTACGGCTCGCTGGTCGGTGTGCCGATCGAGCTCGGCGCCGCCAAGTAA
- a CDS encoding DUF3099 domain-containing protein produces MDAHRRSPVQRRHRRYFVLMGVCLVLFVLAWGVVRLWSVPAAVGMCVVAMVIPPVAAIIGNRREPGERWWDESGDPESDRWWRELDDRGDDKHRQ; encoded by the coding sequence ATGGACGCGCACCGCCGGTCGCCCGTACAGCGCCGTCACCGCAGGTACTTCGTCCTGATGGGCGTGTGCCTGGTGCTGTTCGTGCTGGCCTGGGGCGTGGTGCGGCTGTGGTCGGTCCCGGCCGCGGTGGGCATGTGCGTCGTCGCCATGGTCATCCCGCCGGTCGCGGCCATCATCGGCAACCGGCGCGAGCCCGGCGAGCGCTGGTGGGACGAGTCCGGCGACCCGGAGTCCGACCGCTGGTGGCGGGAGCTGGACGACCGGGGCGACGACAAGCACCGGCAGTGA
- a CDS encoding MoaD/ThiS family protein: protein MRYWAAAKAAAGTAEEPYAAATLAEALDAARAAHAANPEFARVLLRCSFLVDGDPVGTRDHGAVSLAEGGTVEVLPPFAGG, encoded by the coding sequence GTGCGCTATTGGGCCGCGGCCAAGGCCGCCGCAGGCACGGCAGAAGAGCCGTATGCCGCGGCGACGCTCGCCGAGGCGCTCGACGCGGCGCGCGCGGCGCATGCCGCGAACCCCGAGTTCGCGCGCGTCCTGCTGCGCTGCTCCTTCCTGGTGGACGGCGATCCGGTCGGCACCCGCGACCACGGTGCGGTGTCGCTGGCCGAGGGCGGCACCGTCGAGGTCCTGCCGCCGTTCGCGGGAGGGTGA
- a CDS encoding FecCD family ABC transporter permease → MATTGVHPTTDRTGAPPAARRLPVPPLIAVLTAVLLGSVLCGTGLGAAGLGWAEVLRYLGAGLTGGTISSDEVAAYTIVWELRFPRALLAAVVGAGLAALGVAVQALVRNALADPFVLGISSGAAVGANAVLLFGALGALGIWALSAAAFVSALLAMALVYAAARTAHGLTPLRLVLTGTAMYYGFSALSTLMVFTADRGEAARSAMMWLLGSLSGAGWGSVPIAAAAVAAGLAHLLLSAGRLNALAMGDETAAALGVDVHRLRRELFVVAAAGTGAVVAVSGAIGFVGLMVPHVARMLVGADHRRVLAVAPLLGAVLLVWVDLLSRVLLAPVELPVGVLTAVLGVPCFVVLMRRRGYTFGGGA, encoded by the coding sequence GTGGCAACCACCGGTGTGCATCCGACGACGGACCGGACCGGCGCGCCTCCGGCCGCCCGGCGGCTGCCCGTACCACCCCTGATCGCCGTGCTCACGGCCGTCCTGCTCGGCTCCGTGCTGTGCGGGACCGGGCTCGGCGCCGCCGGTCTGGGCTGGGCCGAGGTGCTGCGCTATCTGGGCGCCGGGCTGACCGGCGGCACGATCTCGTCCGACGAGGTCGCCGCCTACACCATCGTGTGGGAGCTGCGCTTTCCGCGGGCCCTCCTGGCGGCCGTCGTCGGCGCCGGGCTGGCCGCCCTCGGCGTGGCCGTCCAGGCCCTGGTCCGCAACGCCCTCGCCGACCCGTTCGTCCTCGGCATCTCCTCCGGGGCCGCCGTCGGCGCCAACGCCGTCCTCCTCTTCGGGGCGCTCGGCGCACTCGGCATCTGGGCGCTGTCGGCGGCGGCCTTTGTCTCCGCGCTGCTCGCCATGGCCCTGGTGTACGCCGCCGCGCGCACCGCCCACGGGCTCACCCCGCTGCGTCTGGTGCTGACCGGCACCGCGATGTACTACGGCTTCTCCGCCCTCAGCACCCTCATGGTGTTCACCGCCGACCGCGGCGAGGCGGCCCGCTCGGCGATGATGTGGCTGCTCGGGAGCCTGAGCGGGGCCGGCTGGGGCTCGGTGCCGATCGCCGCGGCCGCGGTGGCCGCCGGGCTGGCCCATCTGCTGCTCTCCGCGGGCCGGCTCAACGCGCTGGCCATGGGCGACGAGACCGCCGCCGCCCTCGGAGTCGACGTCCACCGGCTGCGCCGCGAGCTGTTCGTCGTCGCGGCCGCCGGCACCGGCGCGGTGGTCGCGGTCAGCGGCGCGATCGGCTTCGTCGGGCTGATGGTGCCGCATGTCGCCCGGATGCTGGTCGGCGCCGACCACCGCCGCGTACTGGCCGTCGCCCCGCTGCTCGGCGCGGTGCTGCTGGTGTGGGTGGATCTGCTCTCCCGGGTGCTGCTGGCGCCCGTAGAACTGCCGGTCGGCGTGCTCACCGCCGTCCTCGGCGTGCCCTGCTTCGTCGTGCTGATGCGGCGGCGCGGCTACACCTTCGGAGGCGGCGCCTGA
- a CDS encoding DUF1416 domain-containing protein, giving the protein MCGAQAGGPDASTIKPGETTIQGSVTRDGEPVTGYVRLLDSTGEFTAEVPTSATGQFRFYAAEGTWTLRALVPGGTADRTVVAQKGGLAEVAIAV; this is encoded by the coding sequence ATGTGTGGAGCACAGGCAGGCGGCCCGGACGCCTCGACGATCAAGCCCGGTGAGACCACGATCCAGGGCAGCGTGACCCGCGACGGCGAGCCCGTCACCGGTTACGTCCGACTCCTGGACAGCACCGGCGAGTTCACCGCCGAGGTCCCCACCTCCGCGACCGGACAGTTCCGCTTCTACGCGGCCGAGGGCACCTGGACGCTGCGTGCGCTCGTCCCGGGCGGCACCGCGGACCGCACCGTCGTCGCCCAGAAGGGCGGACTGGCGGAGGTCGCCATCGCCGTCTGA